One window of the Sulfurospirillum arsenophilum NBRC 109478 genome contains the following:
- a CDS encoding potassium channel protein produces the protein MGYITSLFVRFAYFLDASSSYHRAKEFCRTLLEHQHSRLKFYFDIFMVILVVISVFFLLYEVKNPDGHPHLDTFVQFSLIIFVIEYLLRFWIHSDSHKIFLDRYEYAINNNLPFSLMRALLAIVKKKVEYVISPLAIIDLLAILPSYRPLRFLRIFLLFRIFKLFRYARSMKTFTAIITEKKFELFTLAIFASFVIFTGSSAIYIFETNQNPKINTLFDAVYWAIVTMGTVGYGDIVPVTTEGMVVSMILIILGVSTLAFLTSIIVSSFQNKLIELKESRLFAEVDKLEDYIVICGYGRVGEVVAKMLHEDGYKLVIIDNDAEKIKLAQQRGLIGIVADASKSRILGEIGVGKRASQIICATNSDELNVFITLTARSLSKQIIIIARVIKNTHKKKYFLAGANYAFSADETIGLMGAQYISQPISYAALDEMLTENTGVIFDIVTIHEHSCFVNQTVEALGLKEKRLILFGVLCKDNLLPFQFNPTPDFELQSHDMLIIMGRKHHINVLRKLNDKGSAR, from the coding sequence GTGGGCTATATAACATCCCTGTTTGTTCGATTTGCCTATTTTTTAGACGCTTCGTCTAGCTACCATCGCGCAAAAGAGTTTTGCAGAACACTTCTGGAGCATCAACACTCTAGGCTAAAATTTTATTTCGATATTTTTATGGTCATACTCGTCGTTATAAGTGTGTTCTTCCTACTTTATGAAGTTAAAAATCCCGATGGTCACCCACATTTAGATACCTTTGTACAATTTTCTTTGATTATTTTTGTCATTGAATACCTTTTGCGCTTTTGGATCCACTCCGATAGTCATAAAATTTTCTTAGACCGTTACGAATATGCCATTAACAACAATCTTCCCTTTTCATTAATGCGAGCACTCCTTGCTATCGTTAAGAAAAAAGTTGAGTATGTTATCTCTCCACTCGCCATTATCGATCTTTTAGCCATTTTACCAAGTTACCGCCCACTTCGCTTTTTACGTATCTTCTTGCTTTTTAGGATTTTCAAGCTTTTTCGTTATGCGAGAAGTATGAAGACTTTTACAGCGATCATTACAGAAAAAAAGTTTGAGCTTTTTACCTTAGCTATTTTTGCCAGCTTCGTTATTTTTACAGGAAGCTCGGCCATTTATATCTTTGAAACAAACCAAAATCCTAAGATCAACACTCTTTTTGATGCTGTCTATTGGGCGATTGTAACGATGGGAACCGTAGGTTACGGTGATATCGTGCCTGTAACGACAGAAGGTATGGTGGTCTCTATGATTCTCATCATACTAGGTGTTTCAACCCTTGCATTTTTGACCTCCATCATCGTCTCTTCATTTCAAAATAAACTCATCGAACTGAAAGAGAGTCGTCTCTTTGCAGAAGTGGACAAACTGGAAGATTACATCGTGATCTGTGGCTACGGACGCGTCGGCGAGGTAGTTGCTAAGATGTTACATGAAGATGGGTATAAATTGGTTATCATCGACAATGATGCAGAAAAAATCAAGCTCGCGCAGCAGCGAGGACTCATTGGTATTGTTGCCGATGCCTCTAAGAGTCGTATTTTAGGTGAGATAGGTGTTGGAAAACGTGCATCACAGATTATTTGTGCCACAAACAGTGATGAGCTGAATGTCTTTATAACACTGACTGCTCGAAGTCTCAGTAAACAAATTATTATTATTGCACGTGTGATTAAAAATACCCATAAAAAGAAATACTTTTTAGCCGGAGCCAATTACGCGTTTAGTGCTGATGAAACAATAGGTCTTATGGGAGCTCAGTATATTTCACAACCTATCTCGTATGCAGCTCTTGATGAGATGCTTACTGAAAATACGGGTGTTATTTTTGATATTGTAACGATTCATGAGCACTCATGCTTTGTCAATCAAACAGTTGAAGCACTGGGATTAAAAGAGAAACGGTTAATTCTCTTTGGTGTTTTATGCAAAGACAATCTCTTGCCATTTCAATTCAATCCAACGCCTGATTTTGAACTTCAAAGCCACGATATGCTTATTATTATGGGGCGTAAACATCATATTAACGTTCTTCGTAAACTTAATGACAAAGGGAGTGCCCGATGA
- a CDS encoding Rdx family protein — MPRAFRVKDEILSVYPNANVSLSPKTGGFFDIVVDQTTIFSKTEKIGTPIERFPEAGEIVTLLQKAGY; from the coding sequence ATGCCAAGAGCTTTCCGTGTGAAAGATGAGATTTTAAGTGTCTATCCAAATGCAAATGTATCACTCAGCCCAAAAACGGGTGGTTTTTTTGATATTGTTGTCGATCAGACTACGATTTTTTCAAAAACTGAAAAAATTGGTACCCCGATAGAACGTTTTCCAGAAGCGGGAGAAATCGTTACACTGCTGCAAAAGGCAGGCTATTAG
- a CDS encoding EAL and HDOD domain-containing protein: MSTYVGRQPIFDKDGVCFGYELLYRSCDVNNMATFQDSAKATTRVIVNLIHNIGLASILGHKMGYINVDETMLFSDVILLLPKEHFGFEILEHTKVSLALYERVKHLHSLGYHFTLDDFDCSDLMIEHYEPLFPYIEMIKVDIQAIGIPNLKASIDKLKKYTIPLLAEKIETMEEHEACSQLDFLFFQGYFFEKPIILSGKKIEPNTLNALRLINCIQENSDVEHISHKFATCPDLVYNLLRHVNSGAYHFQQKITSIKQMVALLGPQKIISWLGLFLYGTPQNRPFGAEIFNNAKFRAKVMEELALACNKPELANKAFLTGSLSLIDAYLNIPMLEFLNNAQLDDEIKTALLFREGFLGELLNIATEMNHSCNTEATIKALENYPCFSTKQLFDACTKATIFVEETEQH; encoded by the coding sequence GTGAGTACCTATGTGGGTAGACAACCAATTTTTGACAAAGACGGCGTATGTTTTGGGTATGAGCTCCTTTACCGCTCATGTGACGTTAACAACATGGCTACGTTTCAAGACAGTGCCAAAGCAACCACACGTGTCATTGTCAATCTTATCCACAATATTGGACTTGCATCTATCCTCGGTCATAAGATGGGGTATATCAATGTTGATGAAACAATGCTTTTTAGTGATGTCATTTTACTGCTTCCTAAAGAGCATTTTGGTTTTGAGATTTTAGAACACACCAAAGTATCACTCGCACTGTATGAGCGCGTCAAACACCTACACTCATTGGGCTACCATTTCACTCTAGACGATTTTGATTGTAGCGATCTTATGATCGAACATTATGAACCGCTCTTCCCGTATATTGAGATGATCAAAGTGGACATTCAAGCTATTGGAATACCTAATCTCAAAGCCTCCATTGATAAACTTAAAAAATACACTATTCCTCTTTTAGCTGAAAAAATAGAGACGATGGAAGAACATGAAGCATGCTCACAACTTGATTTTCTCTTTTTTCAAGGTTACTTTTTTGAAAAACCCATTATTTTAAGTGGTAAAAAAATAGAACCCAATACCCTCAATGCACTTAGGCTCATCAACTGTATTCAAGAAAATAGCGATGTAGAACATATCTCTCACAAGTTTGCAACCTGTCCAGATCTTGTCTATAACCTTCTGCGCCACGTAAACTCAGGAGCATACCATTTTCAACAAAAGATTACCTCAATCAAACAAATGGTAGCCCTTTTAGGTCCACAGAAAATTATTTCATGGCTTGGGCTTTTTCTCTACGGTACACCGCAAAACCGTCCTTTTGGTGCTGAGATTTTCAACAATGCAAAATTTCGTGCTAAAGTCATGGAAGAATTAGCCCTTGCATGCAATAAACCAGAACTTGCCAACAAAGCTTTTTTAACAGGAAGTCTCTCCTTAATTGATGCCTATCTGAACATCCCCATGCTTGAATTTTTAAATAATGCCCAACTGGATGATGAGATCAAAACTGCCCTGCTCTTTCGTGAAGGCTTTTTAGGAGAACTACTCAATATTGCAACAGAAATGAACCATTCTTGTAATACAGAGGCAACCATCAAAGCATTGGAAAACTACCCTTGCTTTAGTACCAAACAGCTCTTTGATGCTTGCACCAAAGCAACCATTTTTGTAGAAGAGACAGAACAACATTAA
- a CDS encoding potassium channel family protein — protein sequence MKESKILLFGFSRSAIEIGARLQAQGFEFTCIDNDASLMPRAKKLGFDLRITDYSDDEILIGLGIGEDVKFVFTLFEEDVHNVFLTLSIRSLDPKVQIVSTTHTKDAIHKLEIAGASTVLDPYQICGKRIYKLITQPEIMQVIDATIFGEEDINMEQITITSHSPLNGLLLNECYPTERYNMLLIGLHDKELKKEFVFITEGHNHKLDHGDILVVIGKSAEIERFKMDFSL from the coding sequence ATGAAGGAAAGCAAAATTCTTCTTTTTGGCTTTAGCCGATCTGCCATTGAGATTGGAGCAAGACTTCAAGCGCAAGGGTTTGAGTTTACCTGTATTGATAACGATGCCAGTTTAATGCCTAGAGCAAAAAAACTTGGATTTGATTTACGCATTACAGATTACAGTGATGATGAAATACTCATAGGACTTGGTATTGGCGAAGATGTCAAGTTCGTCTTTACACTTTTTGAAGAAGATGTTCACAACGTCTTTTTAACCCTCTCCATTCGTTCCTTAGATCCAAAAGTGCAAATCGTCTCTACGACCCACACGAAAGATGCTATTCATAAACTTGAAATTGCGGGTGCAAGTACCGTATTGGATCCCTATCAAATTTGTGGTAAAAGAATTTACAAGCTCATCACGCAGCCTGAGATCATGCAAGTCATTGACGCAACCATTTTTGGTGAAGAAGACATCAATATGGAGCAGATCACAATTACATCCCATTCGCCTCTTAATGGGTTACTGCTCAATGAGTGTTACCCCACAGAGCGTTACAATATGCTTCTGATTGGCTTGCACGATAAAGAGCTCAAAAAAGAGTTTGTCTTCATTACTGAAGGGCACAACCATAAGTTAGATCATGGCGATATTTTAGTTGTCATTGGGAAAAGTGCTGAGATTGAACGCTTTAAAATGGATTTTAGTCTATAA